One part of the Rhodococcus oxybenzonivorans genome encodes these proteins:
- the ggh gene encoding glucosylglycerate hydrolase, giving the protein MADPGFTPTQLAARAAYLLRGNDLGTMTSAAPRLYPHMWSWDAAFVAVGLAPLSVERAVVELDTLLSAQWKNGMIPHIVFANGVDGYFPGPARWETATLAAHAPNGPQTSGITQPPVHAIAVQRILDHSRRHGRTTRAVAEEFLDRRWPDLVRWHRWLAHARDLDGNGRIALFHGWESGMDNSPRWDLAYANVVTGTMPKYLREDLTVVADTSQRPSNGEYDRYLWLLEEMKSVRYDDEELATAMSFAVEDVFVSAVFSMACEVLATIGEEHSMPNSDVRELHGWAGRFRQGVLTTTDERSGAARDFDLRSGKWISTETLAMFSPLLCGGLSRDAERALLRTFEGPKFCGHPDLRYAVPPSTSPVSRDFRSREYWRGPVWPVMTWLFSWAFARRGWAERSHMLRSEGLRQASDGSFAEYYEPFTGEPLGSMQQSWTAAAVLDWLG; this is encoded by the coding sequence ATGGCGGACCCCGGATTCACCCCGACACAGCTCGCAGCGCGTGCTGCGTACCTGCTTCGCGGCAACGACCTGGGCACGATGACCAGCGCGGCGCCCCGCCTCTACCCACACATGTGGAGCTGGGACGCCGCGTTCGTTGCTGTCGGTTTGGCGCCGCTGAGCGTCGAACGAGCCGTAGTCGAACTCGACACCCTGCTGTCGGCGCAATGGAAGAACGGGATGATTCCGCACATCGTGTTCGCTAACGGGGTGGACGGTTACTTTCCCGGGCCGGCCAGGTGGGAGACCGCGACGCTCGCGGCGCACGCCCCCAACGGGCCGCAGACGTCCGGCATCACGCAACCACCGGTCCATGCCATCGCCGTGCAGCGCATCCTCGACCATTCACGCCGGCACGGGCGCACCACCCGCGCCGTGGCCGAGGAATTCCTCGACCGTCGCTGGCCCGACCTCGTCCGCTGGCACCGATGGCTGGCCCACGCGCGTGACCTCGACGGTAACGGCCGGATCGCCCTGTTCCACGGCTGGGAGTCGGGCATGGACAACTCGCCGCGCTGGGACCTCGCGTACGCCAACGTGGTGACCGGGACGATGCCGAAGTACTTGCGCGAGGATCTGACCGTCGTCGCGGATACGTCGCAGCGTCCGTCCAACGGCGAGTACGACCGGTACCTGTGGCTGCTCGAGGAGATGAAGAGCGTCCGCTACGATGACGAAGAACTGGCCACCGCCATGAGTTTCGCCGTGGAGGACGTGTTCGTCAGCGCGGTCTTCTCGATGGCATGCGAAGTCCTCGCCACCATCGGTGAGGAGCACTCGATGCCGAATTCCGACGTGCGGGAGCTGCACGGCTGGGCCGGACGCTTCCGCCAGGGCGTGCTCACCACCACCGACGAACGATCCGGCGCCGCACGGGACTTCGACCTGCGGAGCGGAAAGTGGATTTCCACCGAAACCCTCGCCATGTTCTCGCCGCTGCTGTGCGGCGGTTTGAGCCGGGACGCCGAACGAGCCCTGCTGCGCACCTTCGAGGGCCCGAAATTCTGCGGACACCCCGATCTCCGGTATGCGGTGCCGCCGTCGACATCCCCGGTGTCGCGCGACTTCCGGTCCCGTGAATACTGGCGCGGCCCGGTGTGGCCGGTGATGACCTGGCTGTTCTCATGGGCTTTCGCACGGCGCGGGTGGGCGGAACGCTCGCACATGCTCCGATCCGAAGGCTTGCGACAGGCTAGCGACGGCAGCTTCGCCGAGTACTACGAACCGTTCACGGGCGAACCCCTGGGCAGCATGCAGCAGTCGTGGACCGCCGCCGCGGTGCTGGACTGGTTGGGCTGA
- a CDS encoding LutC/YkgG family protein, whose amino-acid sequence MYARNAILARIRSAIADAPTPEPVPRDYHRKPMSGPGDVEKFAHTVDDYHAQVHRADESTVAEVVTGLIAEGARAVVPPDLPESWRPRRGVVVDGAPAELSTLELDAIEVVVTGCTLGIAATGTIVLDGGVGQGRRALTLVPDHHICIIRADQIVDTVPQAFHALDPTRPLTFISGPSATSDIELNRVEGVHGPRTLDVVIVR is encoded by the coding sequence ATGTACGCCCGCAACGCTATACTGGCCAGGATCCGATCGGCGATCGCTGATGCACCCACTCCCGAACCCGTGCCCCGCGACTATCACCGGAAGCCGATGTCCGGTCCCGGAGACGTCGAGAAGTTCGCCCACACCGTCGACGACTACCACGCCCAGGTCCATCGCGCCGACGAGAGCACGGTCGCCGAGGTCGTCACCGGGTTGATCGCGGAAGGGGCGCGCGCCGTCGTCCCACCGGATCTGCCGGAGTCGTGGCGACCACGACGTGGCGTCGTCGTCGACGGTGCACCCGCGGAGTTGTCGACACTCGAACTCGACGCGATAGAGGTCGTCGTCACCGGGTGCACTCTGGGCATCGCGGCCACCGGGACAATTGTTCTCGACGGCGGCGTCGGTCAGGGCAGACGGGCACTGACCCTGGTCCCCGATCACCACATCTGCATCATCCGCGCCGACCAGATCGTCGACACCGTGCCGCAAGCCTTCCACGCCCTAGACCCGACCAGGCCGCTCACGTTCATCAGCGGCCCCAGCGCCACCAGCGACATCGAGCTCAACCGCGTCGAAGGCGTCCACGGCCCCCGCACCCTGGACGTCGTGATCGTGCGCTAA
- a CDS encoding amino acid permease, which yields MSLVTLRTQLLRRKPLEEIEEDTPADERLAKSLGLWQLTAIGVGGIIGAGVFSLAGSVAHSVTGPAVLISFLIAGIASAAAALCYAEFAGMIPKAGSAYTYGYVALGEVVGWFIGWDLLLEYVAVAAVVAIGVSGYFRFLLEQIGISLPDWMMGALGTGDGHVFDVFAALFCLGTAWVLSRGIKSVGRFETVAVAIKVALVVLIIVLGVFHIDSANYTPYFPFGTAAVMTGAATVFFAVFGYDAMSTAAEESKEAKKHLPKAILYSLGIAMALYVLATLVLTGMQKYTEISPDSGFSTAFESVGMPGVANIIAVGAIVGIITVVLTFMLGVTRVWFAMSRDGLLPEWFAKTHPVRKVPTRVTWIVGVGSALMAGFLPINTVAELTNIGILSAFIVVCIAVAVLRHTRPEVPRSFRLPFMPVVPIIGVVFSGWLILSLPWETWLRFGIWLILGLLVYFFYSRTHSKLESNEPVSPAS from the coding sequence ATGTCACTCGTCACGTTGCGAACCCAACTGCTGCGCCGCAAACCGCTCGAGGAGATCGAGGAGGACACGCCTGCCGACGAGCGACTCGCCAAATCGCTCGGGTTGTGGCAGCTCACCGCGATCGGGGTGGGCGGCATCATCGGTGCCGGGGTGTTCTCCCTCGCCGGATCCGTCGCGCACTCGGTGACCGGGCCGGCCGTGTTGATTTCCTTCCTGATCGCGGGAATCGCCAGCGCCGCCGCCGCGCTCTGTTACGCCGAATTCGCGGGCATGATCCCCAAGGCCGGTTCCGCCTACACCTACGGTTACGTCGCCCTCGGTGAAGTAGTCGGCTGGTTCATCGGCTGGGATCTGCTCCTCGAGTACGTGGCGGTCGCCGCGGTTGTCGCGATCGGCGTGTCCGGGTACTTCCGGTTCCTACTCGAGCAGATCGGCATATCCCTGCCCGACTGGATGATGGGCGCACTCGGTACCGGTGACGGTCACGTCTTCGACGTCTTCGCCGCGTTGTTCTGCCTCGGCACGGCCTGGGTGCTCTCCCGTGGCATCAAGAGTGTCGGGCGATTCGAGACGGTCGCGGTCGCGATCAAGGTGGCGCTCGTCGTGCTGATCATCGTGCTCGGCGTGTTCCACATCGACAGCGCCAACTACACCCCCTACTTTCCGTTCGGCACCGCCGCAGTGATGACCGGAGCGGCGACCGTGTTCTTCGCCGTCTTCGGCTACGACGCGATGAGCACCGCCGCCGAGGAGTCGAAGGAAGCGAAGAAGCATCTGCCCAAGGCGATCCTGTACTCGCTCGGCATCGCCATGGCCCTGTATGTGCTCGCGACCCTGGTACTCACCGGAATGCAGAAGTACACCGAGATCAGCCCTGACAGCGGCTTCTCCACCGCATTCGAGTCCGTCGGGATGCCCGGAGTCGCGAACATCATCGCCGTCGGCGCCATCGTCGGCATCATCACCGTGGTGCTCACCTTCATGCTCGGCGTGACCCGGGTGTGGTTCGCGATGAGCCGGGACGGCCTGCTGCCCGAATGGTTCGCCAAGACCCATCCGGTGCGGAAGGTGCCCACTCGGGTCACCTGGATCGTGGGCGTCGGCTCCGCACTGATGGCCGGCTTCCTGCCCATCAACACGGTGGCCGAGCTGACCAACATCGGCATCCTGTCGGCCTTCATCGTCGTCTGCATCGCAGTGGCCGTCCTACGGCATACCCGCCCCGAGGTGCCCCGCTCCTTCCGGTTGCCGTTCATGCCGGTGGTGCCCATCATCGGTGTGGTCTTCTCCGGGTGGCTCATCCTCTCCCTCCCCTGGGAGACCTGGCTGCGATTCGGAATCTGGCTGATTCTCGGCCTCCTCGTGTACTTCTTCTACTCCCGGACGCACTCGAAACTCGAGTCCAACGAACCGGTGTCGCCGGCTTCATAG
- a CDS encoding heavy-metal-associated domain-containing protein, translating to MSTSTVIVTGMTCNHCVASVSEEIGAIPGVTSVDVDLATGKVVIDSTTDLDPCAVTDAVEEAGYSVAG from the coding sequence GTGAGCACTTCGACCGTGATCGTCACCGGAATGACCTGCAACCATTGCGTCGCGTCGGTGAGCGAAGAAATCGGCGCCATTCCCGGAGTCACCTCCGTGGACGTCGACCTCGCCACCGGCAAGGTCGTCATCGACAGCACCACCGACCTCGATCCGTGCGCCGTCACCGACGCCGTAGAAGAGGCCGGATACTCCGTCGCCGGCTGA
- a CDS encoding alpha/beta hydrolase yields MWALQRKLIYFPDASPVPSALQLFTRAEDVTLTTSDGLELGAWYVPPVGASREMTVLVANGNAGNRADRALLASDLADAGFATLLFDYRGYGGNPGEPSEKGLALDVRAAYRHLVEERRVPHERLLYFGESLGTGVVTELATEYPPAGMLLRSPFVDLASLGARHYPFLPVRLLLRDRFPVAESVARVDVPTTVVYGTADTIVPPDHSERVADAARGPVERVALPGVGHNDAVMFGGATIVDATVALAERALRAP; encoded by the coding sequence ATGTGGGCGTTGCAGCGAAAGCTGATTTATTTCCCCGACGCCTCCCCGGTGCCATCGGCCCTACAGCTGTTTACCCGCGCCGAGGACGTCACACTGACGACGTCGGACGGCCTCGAGCTGGGCGCCTGGTACGTGCCTCCGGTCGGTGCGAGCCGGGAGATGACCGTGCTCGTCGCCAACGGGAATGCGGGTAACAGGGCGGATCGGGCATTGCTGGCGTCCGATCTGGCGGACGCCGGTTTCGCCACCCTGCTCTTCGACTACCGCGGGTACGGCGGCAATCCCGGTGAGCCCAGCGAGAAAGGACTGGCACTCGACGTCCGAGCGGCATACCGACACCTCGTCGAGGAGCGCCGGGTGCCCCACGAGCGGTTGCTGTACTTCGGTGAAAGCTTGGGCACCGGTGTGGTCACCGAACTCGCCACCGAGTATCCGCCGGCGGGGATGCTGCTGCGATCACCGTTCGTCGACCTGGCCTCGCTCGGGGCCCGGCACTACCCGTTCCTGCCGGTCCGGTTGCTGCTGCGAGACCGATTCCCGGTCGCGGAGTCGGTGGCACGAGTCGACGTACCCACCACCGTGGTCTACGGGACGGCCGACACCATCGTGCCTCCCGACCACAGCGAACGGGTCGCCGACGCCGCCCGCGGACCGGTCGAGCGGGTGGCACTGCCAGGCGTGGGGCACAACGACGCCGTGATGTTCGGCGGTGCCACCATCGTCGACGCCACCGTGGCCCTCGCCGAGAGGGCGCTCCGCGCCCCGTGA
- a CDS encoding LutB/LldF family L-lactate oxidation iron-sulfur protein, whose product MTTFLGSPTFHAGTGNIRGTESFPDAARKSLADTQLRANLGAATTTIRNKRIAAVAEVDDWEELRRAGSALKSQVMARLPELLVQFEENVTARGGTVHWARDSEEANRIITDLVRATGSDEVVKVKSMATQETGLNEYLEVNGIAAIETDLAELIVQLGHDKPSHILVPAIHRNRAEIREIFLKSMPDIDAGITDDPRALAMAARAHLRRKFLSARVAISGANFGVAETGTLAVVESEGNGRMCLTLPDTLITLMGVEKLVPAFTDLEVFMQLLPRSSTAERMNPYTSMWTGVHPGDGPQNFHVVLLDNGRTNVLADDVGRSALHCIRCSACLNVCPVYERAGGHAYGSVYPGPIGAILSPQLTGTTGHDDPNASLPYASTLCGACFDACPVRIDIPSILVHLRAEQVDSERHGLPGGQDLAMKAAGFVMGSEKRFAAAETASRIGRVLGGKKGRITSLPYPGSKWTSSRDLPSPPKETFRQWWARTHEDTE is encoded by the coding sequence ATGACCACGTTCCTCGGCTCACCCACCTTCCATGCGGGCACCGGAAACATCCGGGGCACAGAATCTTTCCCCGACGCGGCGCGAAAGTCACTCGCTGATACCCAGTTGCGCGCCAACCTGGGGGCGGCAACCACCACCATCCGAAACAAGCGGATCGCCGCGGTCGCCGAGGTCGACGATTGGGAGGAGCTGCGCCGAGCGGGCAGTGCACTGAAGTCGCAGGTGATGGCGCGGCTGCCGGAACTGTTGGTGCAATTCGAGGAAAACGTCACCGCCCGTGGGGGAACCGTCCACTGGGCGCGCGACTCGGAAGAGGCCAATCGGATCATCACCGACCTCGTCCGGGCCACCGGATCCGACGAGGTCGTGAAGGTCAAGTCGATGGCCACCCAGGAGACGGGCCTGAACGAGTACCTCGAGGTGAACGGGATCGCGGCGATCGAGACGGACCTCGCCGAGCTCATCGTGCAACTCGGACACGACAAGCCGAGTCACATCCTGGTCCCCGCAATTCACCGGAATCGCGCCGAAATCCGCGAGATCTTCTTGAAGTCGATGCCGGACATCGATGCCGGCATCACCGACGATCCGCGGGCGCTGGCAATGGCCGCGCGGGCACACCTTCGACGAAAGTTCCTCTCCGCCAGGGTGGCGATCAGTGGCGCGAACTTCGGTGTCGCCGAGACGGGGACGCTGGCGGTGGTGGAATCGGAGGGCAACGGACGGATGTGCCTCACCCTCCCCGACACCCTGATCACGCTGATGGGCGTCGAGAAGCTGGTGCCCGCGTTCACCGACCTCGAAGTCTTCATGCAACTGCTTCCCCGCTCCTCGACGGCCGAACGCATGAATCCGTACACCTCCATGTGGACCGGCGTTCATCCCGGTGACGGACCGCAGAACTTCCACGTCGTGCTGCTCGACAACGGTCGCACCAACGTTCTCGCCGACGATGTGGGACGCTCAGCTCTGCACTGCATTCGGTGCAGCGCCTGCCTGAACGTGTGCCCCGTCTACGAGCGAGCGGGCGGCCACGCGTACGGCTCCGTCTATCCCGGGCCGATCGGCGCGATCCTCAGCCCGCAACTCACCGGCACCACCGGCCACGACGACCCCAATGCCTCACTGCCCTATGCGTCGACACTGTGCGGTGCGTGCTTCGACGCGTGCCCCGTACGCATCGACATCCCGAGCATCCTGGTGCATCTGCGGGCCGAGCAAGTCGATTCGGAACGGCACGGCCTCCCCGGCGGGCAGGACCTCGCGATGAAGGCCGCCGGCTTCGTGATGGGATCCGAGAAGCGGTTCGCCGCTGCCGAGACGGCGTCCAGGATCGGCCGGGTGCTCGGCGGGAAGAAGGGACGCATCACGTCGCTGCCGTACCCGGGATCGAAGTGGACGTCGAGCCGAGACCTTCCCTCCCCACCGAAGGAAACCTTCCGGCAGTGGTGGGCCCGCACCCACGAGGACACCGAATAA
- a CDS encoding PhoX family protein: MSLKPLALFVTHDGVSSRAAVTCQYKCGNACSHDVPNDSQGEYFRDIARAALSRRGVLRGAGMAVLAVGAGSALAACSTDSDSGSSSSTGGSDNAAPNGTNFTAVAPNTEDAVVVPEGYEQAVVIGWGDPVLAGAPAFDFDNQTAAAQAQQFGYNNDFAGLLPVDGRPDTFLLVVNHEYSSEPFMFKGYDADNPSPEQFQIALAAHGLSVLQVKGQSGSGKLTPGFGPYNRRITATTEFVVTGPAAGSDFLKTSADPTGTRVLGTLNNCSGGLTPWGTVLSGEENFNQYFANAELVTDPVVAARLKRYGLEGAASERKWERFDRRFDLTQDPNEVNRFGYVVEVNPWDAASAPVKHTALGRFKHEAATIHVTDEGTVVAYSGDDERFDYMYKFVSSRKMMDGNSQAAVRHNMTLLDAGTLYVAKFSGNSSDEIDGSGTLPSSGSFDGTGVWIPLLRTGEDGRGESLVDGMSAEEVAVFTREAGDRVGATKMDRPEDFEPNPKTGKVYVALTNNTKRGVDGAAAADEANPRNNNKNGQVLELTDDHAGTSFTWNLLLVCGDPKEADTYFGGFDKAKVSPISCPDNLAFDTHGNLWISTDGNALKSNDGLFSVTLDGANRGETKQFLSVPKGAETCGPIIDEDRVVVCVQHPGESDDASADNPASHWPDGGSSQPRPAVVAVWKSGGRIGA, translated from the coding sequence GTGAGCTTGAAACCCCTCGCACTGTTCGTCACCCACGACGGCGTGTCGTCGCGCGCCGCCGTCACCTGCCAGTACAAGTGCGGCAACGCCTGCTCCCACGACGTGCCCAACGATTCGCAGGGTGAGTACTTCCGCGACATCGCCCGTGCGGCACTCTCCCGGCGGGGCGTCCTGCGCGGTGCCGGGATGGCGGTGCTCGCCGTGGGTGCGGGCAGTGCGCTCGCAGCATGTTCGACCGACTCGGACAGCGGCAGTAGTTCGAGCACAGGGGGCTCGGACAATGCCGCGCCGAACGGCACGAACTTCACGGCCGTGGCCCCGAACACCGAGGACGCCGTCGTCGTTCCCGAGGGATACGAGCAGGCGGTCGTGATCGGCTGGGGTGACCCGGTCCTCGCCGGCGCCCCCGCATTCGACTTCGACAATCAGACCGCGGCCGCGCAGGCGCAACAGTTCGGATACAACAACGACTTCGCCGGACTCCTCCCCGTCGACGGCCGGCCCGACACGTTCCTGTTGGTGGTCAATCACGAGTACAGCAGCGAGCCGTTCATGTTCAAGGGGTATGACGCCGACAATCCATCTCCCGAACAATTCCAGATCGCACTCGCCGCCCATGGACTGTCCGTGCTGCAGGTGAAAGGTCAGAGCGGCTCCGGCAAGCTCACTCCCGGTTTCGGACCCTACAACCGGCGCATCACCGCGACCACCGAGTTCGTCGTCACCGGGCCCGCGGCCGGCAGCGACTTCCTGAAGACGTCTGCCGATCCGACGGGCACCAGGGTCCTCGGCACCCTCAACAACTGCTCCGGCGGCCTCACGCCATGGGGCACGGTGCTGTCGGGTGAGGAGAACTTCAACCAGTACTTCGCGAACGCCGAACTGGTCACCGACCCGGTCGTCGCCGCGCGCTTGAAGCGTTACGGCCTGGAAGGTGCTGCCTCCGAACGTAAGTGGGAGCGTTTCGACCGCCGTTTCGATTTGACGCAGGACCCCAACGAGGTGAACCGCTTCGGGTACGTCGTCGAGGTGAATCCCTGGGATGCCGCGTCCGCGCCGGTCAAGCACACCGCACTCGGCCGGTTCAAGCACGAGGCCGCGACCATCCACGTCACCGACGAGGGCACCGTGGTCGCCTACAGCGGGGACGACGAGCGCTTCGATTACATGTACAAGTTCGTCTCCAGCCGAAAGATGATGGACGGCAACAGCCAGGCGGCCGTGCGCCACAACATGACATTGCTCGACGCCGGCACACTGTACGTCGCCAAGTTCAGCGGCAACTCCTCGGACGAGATCGACGGCTCCGGCACGCTGCCGTCGAGCGGTTCCTTCGACGGCACCGGCGTGTGGATTCCGTTGCTTCGCACCGGCGAAGACGGCAGGGGCGAGTCCCTCGTCGACGGCATGAGCGCCGAGGAGGTCGCGGTTTTCACCCGCGAGGCCGGCGACAGGGTCGGTGCCACCAAGATGGACCGCCCCGAGGACTTCGAGCCGAACCCGAAGACGGGCAAGGTGTATGTGGCGCTGACCAACAACACCAAGCGAGGCGTCGACGGCGCTGCCGCCGCCGACGAGGCGAATCCCCGCAACAACAACAAGAACGGGCAGGTTCTCGAGCTCACCGACGACCACGCCGGCACGTCGTTCACCTGGAATCTGCTGCTCGTCTGCGGCGACCCGAAAGAAGCCGACACCTACTTCGGCGGGTTCGACAAGGCGAAGGTCAGCCCCATCTCGTGCCCCGACAACCTGGCGTTCGACACGCACGGCAATCTGTGGATCTCCACCGACGGCAACGCGCTGAAGTCGAACGACGGACTGTTCAGCGTCACCCTCGACGGCGCGAACCGCGGCGAAACCAAACAGTTCCTGTCGGTGCCGAAGGGCGCCGAGACGTGCGGGCCGATCATCGACGAGGATCGAGTGGTCGTGTGCGTGCAGCACCCGGGTGAATCCGACGACGCCAGCGCCGACAACCCCGCCTCACACTGGCCCGACGGCGGAAGTTCGCAGCCGCGTCCCGCTGTCGTCGCCGTGTGGAAGTCGGGCGGCCGGATCGGCGCCTGA
- a CDS encoding PHP domain-containing protein, whose protein sequence is MDPVEALREIAFWLERSRAETYRIAAFRRAADVVANLSARERAAQQNDNWKSLPDVGAEAAAIIRECAESVPLYLTYLRSSAEPIGLGGMELLDALRGDLHTHSDWSDGRCPIKEMMRRAATLGHEYCALTDHSARLTAANGLTSERLLAQLSVIAELNAELAPFRVLTGIEVDILDDGSLDQDDDLLADLDVVVASVHSHLDSDRATMTKRMVQAVKSPHVDVLGHCTGRLVAGNRGTRPESKFDAEKVFDACREHGTAVEINARPERRDPPGRLIDLALASGCLFSVDTDAHCTGQLAWQGYACERAAERGVEPANVINTLPVTELLAWTGAPHRH, encoded by the coding sequence ATGGACCCGGTGGAGGCGCTGCGGGAAATAGCGTTCTGGCTCGAGCGCTCACGTGCCGAGACATACCGGATTGCCGCTTTCCGGCGGGCCGCGGACGTGGTCGCGAATCTGTCGGCCCGGGAGCGAGCCGCCCAGCAGAACGACAACTGGAAGTCGCTACCCGACGTCGGGGCCGAAGCTGCCGCGATCATCCGGGAGTGCGCGGAGTCGGTGCCGCTCTATCTCACGTACCTGCGGAGTTCCGCCGAGCCGATCGGACTCGGCGGCATGGAATTACTCGACGCCCTCCGCGGCGACCTGCACACGCATTCGGACTGGTCGGACGGCCGGTGCCCGATCAAGGAAATGATGCGCCGGGCGGCCACCCTGGGGCACGAGTACTGCGCGCTGACCGATCACTCGGCGCGACTGACGGCCGCCAACGGACTGACGTCGGAGCGCCTGCTCGCCCAGTTGAGCGTGATCGCCGAATTGAATGCCGAACTCGCGCCGTTCCGCGTCCTCACCGGCATCGAGGTCGACATCCTCGACGACGGGTCCCTCGACCAGGACGACGATCTGCTCGCGGACCTCGATGTCGTCGTCGCCAGTGTGCACTCCCACCTCGACAGCGACCGCGCCACGATGACGAAGCGGATGGTGCAGGCGGTCAAGTCCCCACACGTCGATGTTCTAGGGCATTGCACCGGAAGACTCGTCGCGGGAAACAGGGGCACGCGGCCCGAATCGAAGTTCGATGCGGAGAAAGTATTCGACGCGTGCCGCGAGCACGGCACAGCGGTGGAGATCAACGCCCGGCCCGAGCGGCGGGATCCGCCCGGCCGCCTGATCGATCTCGCGCTCGCGAGCGGCTGCCTGTTCTCCGTCGACACCGACGCCCACTGCACCGGTCAGCTCGCGTGGCAGGGCTACGCCTGTGAACGCGCCGCCGAACGCGGCGTCGAGCCGGCGAACGTGATCAACACTCTGCCCGTGACCGAGCTGCTGGCGTGGACCGGCGCACCCCACCGGCACTGA
- a CDS encoding glycoside hydrolase family 25 protein, giving the protein MDIGENVRKLSKIAPILVAGAVAAAVPGIAAAEPVRGPDVASWQHPGGSPIDWFAVRNAGHDFAMVKATESLNYVNPFFVQDCLAMRVAGVSRGAYHYADPTQSPEAQAAFYSTVVLGINGPGDMPPVLDIEHSGGLPPAALIDWTHRYLNTVRALTGRQPIIYTYPNFWRTAMADTHEFAGYPLWIADYNGQNAPGPLPGGWNTWSFWQYTSTGRIPGVNGNVDLNVYSGAQGDFARYSNSASPFGS; this is encoded by the coding sequence ATGGATATCGGGGAGAACGTCCGAAAGCTGTCCAAAATCGCACCAATTCTCGTCGCGGGGGCTGTTGCAGCAGCGGTGCCGGGGATTGCCGCCGCCGAACCCGTCAGGGGGCCCGACGTCGCATCCTGGCAACATCCGGGCGGTTCGCCGATCGACTGGTTCGCCGTCCGCAACGCCGGCCACGACTTCGCAATGGTGAAGGCCACCGAGAGCTTGAACTACGTCAATCCGTTCTTCGTGCAGGACTGTCTGGCCATGCGGGTGGCCGGAGTGTCCCGCGGCGCTTATCACTACGCCGACCCCACTCAGTCACCGGAAGCGCAGGCCGCCTTCTATTCGACGGTGGTGCTGGGCATCAACGGCCCCGGCGACATGCCACCGGTTCTGGACATCGAGCATTCCGGTGGGTTACCGCCCGCCGCGTTGATCGACTGGACGCACCGCTACCTGAACACGGTGCGGGCGCTCACCGGACGTCAGCCGATCATCTACACGTATCCCAACTTCTGGCGCACGGCGATGGCCGACACCCACGAATTCGCCGGGTATCCCCTGTGGATCGCCGATTACAACGGGCAGAACGCCCCCGGACCGCTTCCGGGCGGCTGGAACACGTGGAGCTTCTGGCAGTACACCAGCACCGGCCGCATTCCCGGTGTCAACGGCAACGTCGACCTCAACGTCTACAGCGGAGCGCAGGGCGACTTCGCCCGGTACTCCAACAGCGCGTCGCCGTTCGGCAGTTAG